The Megachile rotundata isolate GNS110a chromosome 6, iyMegRotu1, whole genome shotgun sequence nucleotide sequence TAAAATAACGTAATGCTGTTAATATGAAACAATTTTCTCCATTTTAAGAGGGAAATATGAAGTTAGATTTCAATCTTGGTATTGCCAGTAAATTACCAGTAAAGACTGTAATGTCAATTGCATACTCTCTTGAATATACaaggtatgtcctgaaagtaatgtcagtgactttattgtGACGCGACTTCACGTCGGACTGCGATTTTTTCGGTTAAAATTGGTAATATGGGACGTCAGCTAAACAGATCTCCGCTGCTGAAGGTGCTCCGAGCATCCGGAGAGTGAGAACGAGCCTATCCGTGAGAATTGTTTTGTGTCACTGTACAAGTCAAAATGCAGCGCTCGTTAGAACAAAGAGTTGCGATCAAGTTTTGCGTGAAACTTGGAAAGACTGCGACGGAAACGTTTGCTGTGATCAAGTCAGCTTATAAAGAAGACGCCCTGTCAGATCAGCAAGTGTTTCGGTGGCACAAGGCCTTTTTGAAATGTCGGGAAGAGATCGATGACGAGGACCGTGCCGGACGGCCATCCACGACCACCACAGCCGACAATGTGACACGAGTGAGGGAATTGTTGAACTCAGACCGACGATTAAGTGCTTGTTTAATGGCCGATatgctaaatattccaaaaactcaAGTGTTAGACATCGTCACGAACCATATCGGCAGACAACTGGAGGTTGCACCACGCTCCGGCCCATACCGCCTTTATCGTCTCCGATTACTTGGTTAAAGCAGGGGTGCCAACGATTTTCCAGCCCCCGTATAGCCCGGTTGTAGCTCCCCTCGACTTTTTTTGTTTCCACGACTCAAAACACTCATGAAATGCAAGATTTTCGGGACAGTAGACGGAATCAAAAGAGCTTGTACAGCGGCATTGAAGGAAATTCCGGAGGGGGCCTACTGTAATGCATTCGAAAGCTGGAAGACTCGCTGGAGCCGATGTATTGACGCAGAAGGAgcctattttgaagatttttaatcatttgtaacgagtagttcaataaatgatttttaatcgacttactgacattactttcaggacataccttGTATAATGGATTGTTATGTAGCATAAATGCAATTTAGGTTTCTTTTAATTAAGCGATAATGTAGAGGAAGGTCCTAAGTTAAACTCCTACAGCTTTCTCTAGGTGCTGCAAAGGTTTCCTTAATAATCTTCCCTgcctttttttatttcaacttcCCCAATATTTCCTAAGATCTCCTTGGTTCGTTCAAATCTTTTTAAAGTCTTCCTGAGATCTTAACTTTTCAAgctctttgaaaatattttgagaaactttttaattttcttagttCTTCCTGGGTTCTCCCTGTATTCACCCAAAATTAAGGACCAGCAATAAAAGGCTCCTCCCTCTACAATTATACTTAATCAACAGAAACCTatgttgcacccgagtgtacactGATTGTGGAACCTCCTATACAACCCCTAACACTTTTTCATCACACATCCGATTGTTTTGTGTGTACTCTCGCATACTTGAATGTCTGCCCTTCTGACACGATGCAGGGGCAAGTCGAGCTGGCTCTCCGATACATGTGGATGGGAAGCGCTCGCAGCTCGAGCTATTTCCAGCCGGAAACCCGCCACAATCTGCCAATGGTAAATTTTGCATGGGTTTGGTTCTCCCTATTGTAGGATTCGATCAatctattaattattcaatttcaattctCTTGCTTTTCGTGCACTACAAGCCGGCCaagaaagtaattaattttttgctGTATCAATGTACTTTTACTTATTGTTAGCTACCTAACTTTATAGATGAACATGCATGTTTACCAATGATTCTATCTTCTTTATGTATCTTCTGTTAGCAAAATTTGACTTCTCTTAACATTGCAGACATGTGGTTTACATAAATGTTCAAAGGCTTATTCTACTTACTTTAAATGTTCAGTATGGAAAGAGTTGAATCGCTATCTGAGTACATTAGATTTATTTCTGTTTTGCTTTACAGTGTTTGTGAAATTTAACTTTCGTTTATTTTTATGTGTAGTACAATAATTACTTTAGCTTAAAAGAAACAGTGAATGATATAGCTTAACAATGAATTATCGTACATAGTTTAAATATTGATGTGAATCTGCTATACGTTATAAATTTAtctagtttttaataaaaataaacatttattttaattaccatCCCTTATGTTCAATTTTTCCCTGTGTATTGTTTGTgactattaaaatttgaattatcaAGCAGATGTTTAGATGCCATAATGTTCTAATTATATGTCTAGGACCATTATAGTAAGAGTTACTTTCTTTATAGGGTAATACAAAAACTTTAATGATTTTCAGCTTCACCCTTGCCATCTCCAAGTAAGTCTCCAGCAAGAACTCCTATGACAAGACAACCTTGCTGCACAgctttgtatgattttgagccAGAGAACCCTGGAGAACTTGGATTCAAAGTAAGTACAAGACATTATTGTTTCAAACAGGTTGCCTTGATTTAGTTTTATATTAATGTAGCATAGTGAAGTTGTAAAATAGAGAATAACAATGATTGAAACTGTTGTAGGAGAATGATACGATCACTTTGATTCAGAAGATCGACGAGAATTGGTTCGAGGGTAGCTTGAACGGTCGCACGGGTTATTTCCCAGTAACTTACGTGCAAGTCGTAGTGCCATTACCTTAAGAGGACGCGGTGCGCCCGAAACCAAAGACCCTGCATTCGTTCACCAGCGTTTATCATGGAAATTATATTACGCTCCGATTAGTCGAAATCTTTCCCTTGAGACTTCTCTACTTCGATCATTTGCGTTATAATCCTCAAGCTTATTCTAATGATGGATTCCAGAATTGACTCTATTCCGTTCCCTCTTTTTCTTATTACCCCAAGATAGGCTCAATACGCAtgttaatgtacatatataatgttataatgtctTTTATTGACGTAAGGACCTTCGCGAGCGctgacatattatatatatatacatatatatatatatatatatatataaaaatacaaatgtaCATGCAACTATACGATGAAGAGTGAAtctatcacacaagtacacgAAATGTATACACACACGCGTACATACACAAGTCACATACAACAATGTACCTACGACGACAGCACACTGTCAAGGGCGGCTCTTTTCTCATTTTCTACATTGCCTCATGTATCATCTGCGTAACATTGTTCGTTAGTTTTTCACCAAAGTTTAATTGCACAAAGATGTCGGAATGGCAAGACTGCATTGAAATTCGGATTAGCGCAGTACTGTCGCGTGTGGCTTAGGCTTCTCATAGAAGAAATGGAGAGGAAGACACGTTCTACATTCTCCTTACTTACCCATATTTTACTACGTCTTTCTAACCTAGTTTTAAAACTTCAGTTTTAGGTTAgattctcattactcttgtgGCTCTTTCAATTCtcttgattttctaatttttttaaatccaaGTATCTTAAGTTTCAGAATCTTCATGACATTTAGGATTTCCTAGCTTTTTCTAGGATTTCTCTGCAATCTCTTACTTTTTAATAAGACTTTCCTAACTTCTAAGATCTTCATTTTAGCTCATCTTAAGATTTTTCACCTTTTTAACATGTTCCTGGgaatcttttatttatttttaggagCTTACCGAATTCTGTAATCTCTCTGATCTCTTTAAGATCTCCTTGGATATTTCGTTCAAAAACTGAAAACAAATATTGAAAGCTATTTACCCACTCTTCCTCTTAATTAAGAAACCAAGAGGTGCGTACGTTGCACCCGACTGTACATTAAAAAACATTTTCTCTCGCATCAAGTGTCTCAAGCTAATCTCAAAAATTGGTCGTACTTTTAGACACCAGTCGCAATCGAATTTCAGTTTTAGAATTTCATGTGGTCCGTCGGATTTTCGAAGCGCGCGATACATTCATTGTTCATATCATgttgtatacttatttctgtacACTGTCGCTTAAAAAAGTATTAGGACACTTACTAAATTTCACATGACAGTATTTCtgatatatagggtgttccgTAGCAAGTGGACCCCACTTTAAGGTCCTACCTATGTATAATACCCTGCTACTCTATCATGGACATccaatattttgtacaattttcaattttaaaataggtAAGAATGTAGGAATGAGTGAAAAACTTCAGATgtctattttccaattttattaaatcaacagaatttttaatattttgagaaaTCTCTTTGGCTATTAACAGTAGCCACAATTTTTGAGGGCACACTTATAATACACTGATCTATTCGTGATCTTTGTAGTGATCATTGTAGATAAGGATATTTTTAGTATGATTAGACTTTTAGTAAATTAAGCGTTCCACATAATCTTTAAGTAAAGTTGTTTTTTAGTAAACTAAACATCCTTGATCAGGTTTAAATCAGGGAAATTATTGAACTATTCTGTATATAAAGTATATAGAACTTATTTcatgttataaacaatattctAAACAATCTAACTGCATTAAACTTGTACTCTAAAACTTGCTTTATTTAATAGTTCGATGAGAAAGCAGCAAATGCTTAAAATTATGGATGTCCATAATGGAGTGGTAAGGCACTGTATACTTATACAATATCTCCTGAATTTTTGTTGTATTggagattatattttattgagaCTTGGCAAGTGTCTAACACTTTTTGAGTGGTGGTTTATTTTTCTGTCGCATATTGAAGCGCACGGTTCCTGGTACGAAACGTTCATCGAATCATGACGTACATATATTTTGCGTTGGTCCGTACGGCACAGTGAAAACcgtataactcgtattattaatatacaatattcgTACGTTGTATAGTGATTCGTTTCCATTCCTCTGTCGTTTAACTCGGTCGGTAACTCCCCATTGCGTTCGTATTATTTTCCTTTTAATTATTTAGACGATACCAAATAGCTATTAGGCGATTTAATTTAGGCGATTTTTCAAAATGGCGGCGAACCTCTTCCACGAAGTCGTCGATTAACAAACGAACTAGTATATTTTCGATCGTGATTACGTTTTAAAATGAACTGTAGAATCTGTTGAAATTGCTGATGTAGTTCTCGCCACGATATACTAAGGTCGTAAATCAAAATTCTGTCAAGCGGAGCCCAATGAAGTTAAATTTTGTGTACTATGATTTTTAAAGAGCTTTACAATCTTGTTATATCCTGGCGTAGATTATACAATAAGTAGACAATTACCTAGATTTTTTTCCTTGACTTTGTACAAGAGTTCTACCGCCAGAACAATGAAAGTAATTAAAGAAACTTGGTTATTTGTTGCCACGTGGATTTTAGGTAATCTTCAACAAATACTTGCtaagcataatatatatatatatattatataacgtTAGAGTATATTAACTTTACTTAATTATACGTATGTTGTCGATGAGGCCGACAACGGTGATGACTATGACGATGGCATTATTATTATCGTTGATACTGGCATATTTTTCCATTACTGTTACGGTGAAATGTTTATATCGTGAAACATTCTTGGCCTTACCTTACATTTTGAACCGTTCCAAAGGCagtttcatatatatatatatatatgtagttGGTATCTGTAAATTATGGTGGCACTTCTAGAACAACGTTACAATACATATATAGTACCAATTAGCACTTTCAATCCCAGGATAACAACTGTATATATAACTACTGTTGTAAAATGTGTAATATGACATAGTTACATTTGAAAGCGTTAAGGACAACGATATATGACGTCATTCGTAATATAACGTTATCCATTAACACGTTCGATTCCAGAATAACAGATGATTCGACTTCTGTCGTTCTAAAATGTGTATTATTACATAGTTGGGTTTGAAAGTGTTAAAACAACGGTACAGCATGAAAATTGACGGACATTAAACTAGTCTTTGATTAATACCTGTTAATTAGTTATATCTTATAATATCAATTGATCATAATATATTTTCTGAAGCAAATAATAAAATCTGTTGGATTGAAACGTTGTTCTGGTGTCAATACAAATTGTCAAGAATGGAACTAATGGATTGATTTAATCATTGGCTGACGTATTCGAACACCATAACTGCTGCTATCGTCATCAGCGTTCAGTTAATTGCGAATATGAGAAGAAGACGTTGATATATAATTTTGTCTATTGTAATTATCGTGAAGCATGAAAACTTCTTTCGAAAAACTCGAAGTGTTATCGATGTTGTGCAATATTAAAAGTTTAACATCATGGTGTTTGTTCGGTTATCGCTGGATCAGTGTTTCTCAAAAATCGTTGGAGAAGTCAACCATTTTAAATTCTCTTTGGGAAGGAAGCTCTCGTTCTTGTGATTACGTCTTCGGCAGAGACACGCGTTTGCAAAAGAATATAATTGTAGCGACTAGGTGCCATACAAAACATAATGTTTTTATAGTTATTGTTTCAAATTAATACATGTAACAACCAACCTAATGTATACTACAGCCCAGACATATTAGAACACTTACTGCACTTTACTCAAAATCTTAACAAATAGAATGTGTAATATAATGCgctaaaaatattgtaatacatACTTGATTATCAAATCATACTTTACTAAATCAATTTCTTTTGTATTAAAATACACTAAGGTAGAGTGAGATTGAATGAATCAAGCATCAAGAAACATTTGCATTCaattatattgtacatattttgagtatttgttgtatatttttaattaagtgTAGGTCACATTATTAGAGCAAGTGATAGAGTGTACTAGTATTAGTAGTATATGGTTAGAGAAGAGGATAGATTAATAAAGCTAGTCAATATCACTAGTAGAATAGAGTAGCACCATGGTAGTGTAACTCTACCACCCCAATGTATCAGTATTGGTATAACTCTAACACATGCTCCTATGATGTACTTTAAGTTTTAGCACTATCCTACATTGCCCAAAGGTAATTAGATAGTTATACAAGTGAGTGTTGTAATACCACTGGCTGATATCACAGCTACATGTCACAAATTGTGATAACTTGTTCTTTCAAGCGCGAGCAACTGCCAGGAATTTTGTCAATTAATAAAAGTATGAAAATCGGTGGGGCATTAGTTCCAAGCGTTTTCAAGGGATTTTTGTAAATCTTGTAACTTATGTCCACACATAAACGATAGCAATATAAGCATATATTCTTGGAACGAGAGACATATCAAACAAACTGTTGGATATTATTTGAGAAACACTGTGCTGGTACTTACAAGAACCACGTAACAAAAAAGgaaaaagcaaaaaaaaaatcgtATACATGATTGGTCGCGTATTTATTTGCGCAAGTTCGCAGCCACTTCCGCTGCTCAGGGACCTGCGACTAACCTCACATTTTTTTTCGTCGTGAACACAAGAAAAGCGATCGACGATCGTGGAGGGGCAAAAGAAGAATGAAATGAAACGATcttataaaattactaaatcggTATCTTACTCTATAAATGTTGGCTATTGTTAAATGTTGAATATTGTTCTGCGGAGGGCTTGCCTCCTTTCGAACGATGAAGCATAACCGCTTCGAATCGACGATCCTTCTTTCTTACTTTTTCTTACTTGCTTCGATCTTTTTtaattggcgtaactaggatttctGAGGTGGTTTCCCCAACTGTACTAAGTTATTTTACATCATGTAAGCTTTATCTCTTAATATCTTACATCGAAGATTCTTACGTGTATTGAAGATAGTTTTTTTGCAATTCACTTGCTTGTAATGTATTACTTTCTACCGTCTCAATGTTCCAGAGTCAGAGTCCCAAGTCCTAAAATCTTACAGGTCCTAGATTCTACATAAGtaagaattatgaaatttaagttCCTTTGACATGAAAttactaattataaattataaaattattaatatgaaattaagTTATTAtcccaaaattttgaagttgtaaatttccaaaattctataattttatgatCCTGCAGTCCAAAGGTTCTAAAGTTCCGAGATCCGGGTTCTTTCTTAGGTTAGAATTGAAggtcccaaagtcctaaaactCAAAATCCTTAGCTTAATATCCACCCAGATCCTACCTTAGTTACGCTAAtatccatattattattaagttagcagcgattaattatttctatattGTAATGTCTCTGCTAGGCGTTCCGTCATAGGTAGGTTTACTTTTTAGATAATGTATTTTGCGACGTATAGGAAGGAGAGACAGACGGTACACTGGGAGATCCGTTCGAAACGACAGGCTCTCCGCATTTTAATTGTAATCTAACTATTTGGGGCTCGAGCAGACATCGTTCCCCGCAAAGTCACTGGAACATCCTTGGTCTGGAAGAAATCGAATAGTTAAGGGCGCTTCCCTTTTTATGTTTATACTCACTGGCATATCCTTCGTGGTCTCCGTGATTCCGGTCTACTTATATTTTGTAAGCATCAGAATGGCCGGATTTCACGGGGAACACGAAAGTCagtaaacatattttttttatacgtAAGTAGAAGTTTGTTCGGTTGTCGTTCTCGTTGTCTCTGATCTCTCGTTTCGTTGCTTTATTTTTACGTTGTCGACGAAGTGCAAAAGAGACGACCAGCGGATGCAATGCAGTGATACTTTCAGACAATACATTACAATTAATTAcacttatattaaataaattaatctatTATGATTATTGAACTCCGATCGAAGAAGATTATACAAACATGTACTCGATTTCGGTCAAtgctaaataattattatcactAATTAAGAAATAAAGTGTGCTCTATGTCATGCTAAATCATACTTATCCTTCCAAATATCTTGTCCAGTATAAGTTACAAATCTTTTTCCTTTTGTATGAAGTTTATttctttcataattttgtaaaaagttagttttttttaataaaatattgagcTTACTAAAAGTCACAcgattcaagtttccaagtgcGGTCTGGAAAAGAAAATATCAATTGCGTCATTTAGCGGTTAGATGCGGAAttatcgaaataaaattattgactaTCATTCTAATGTTACTGTCTATATTATCGACAAGATACAGTAAAGCCTGCGAACTTTTCTGAACACATATTCCGCATCTACGGAACCACGGAATCATTGCAAACATCATTTTCAAGTTGACGTGCAGTAGAGCTGCCTTCACCAAAAACTTCACCAAACCTACTCAGACAGTATTTCCGTGTAGATAGTAATTGGAACTTAACGTTGAAAGTTTGTGTGTAAAAAAGTTAATTAAagcattgtaaataattaaaaggagattaaattgtaaaagtaaaattattcatttaaataCAGGCAAAGAAAAATAGACGATGCGTCATCTAGCGGTAGCGCGTGGGAATTAATGAAACTACAGATTCAAATCAAAGATAATCACGGAACCTGGGCaacaaagggtatagccggataaggtagtcaaatgtgcccttgagtcgaattagaaACCCAATTCGTTAATCGGtagcatataaaaaaaaaacatttcacaccaagtttcaaccccctatctcatccgtgggggtagtaaaaggggaaaaacgaaattccggtttttggctttttttgcctatttaatttcgtacaaaaaatctgaaaaaattctacaatatgcgctatctggacctcaatgttttagaattttttcagatttttgtacgaaattaaataggcaaaaaaagccaaaaaccggaatttcgtttttccccttttactacccccacggatgagatagggggttgaaacttggtgtgagatatttttttttatgtgctaccgactgacgaattgggtttctaattcgactcaagggcacatttgactaccttaccCGGCTATACCCTTTTCGAATAATCGAAATTGctccaatttaaaaactaattacgtcATCATTAAGAGTGGTCCATTTGACTTTTCCGGGAGAAGCCTCTTTGTAAAAAATTAACTGcacatgtctatcttttacgGTTTAGAACTGTGCAGGAGGTCAAGGTTAACTCCTTAATTCCCCTAGTTCAATTAATATGATTTCATTGATTAATAcggtacatatttattaatattgattgtataCTGTTTGTAATATATTCCGTGGGTCCGAAAAATACGGATTATATGTTCAGAACAATTCGCACACTCGTAGATAATATAGGGAATGATATAAGAATGGTAAAAAGTTTTCTTTCAAATCGCCAAAGACTATTCTGAAATATCTTCTTTTGCAAAAAAGagattatttgcaaaatttaatcgaTATCGAAGCATGACCGATTTCCTAAAAGccataaatttcaaactttatatgCCTAACACGATAATAATAGTTTCCTTGGTACCAAACTGCATTTAAATATACAACTGCTTATCTGTTGtcggtaataatatcagtcttAATTTTGTCGGTATCACCATTTTACTCTAATCTCTTTTCCTTcataatttaaattcttttatatttatcatatcaaatttaaattgaaccaaaaattttaaaaagtatataatttaaaagataCGTACTTATATAGATGAACTATCTCAATAATATTCCACACCTAAATAGCACCCTCTACAATATCTGTTCGAACAACGTAAAATCTTAATTgtagaattaaattatttacttattgCATAATTATTTGCATAAGGTATCCACAATTACATaaacgtgtacatttcttattcTTCGTGtggataaatataattttctaatttgtggTAGTAAGCAGGTTTCCCACCATAGAATTGTATAGTACAAGATCAATAAATTAGAATGGTTTCGTCACAGCACAAGATCGAATAGATTGTGAAACTTTTTGATCTTGTAGCTGTTTCTTCGTTTAGCGTGATATCATAGTGTAACGCGTTCAGTGTGCATAACATCCGTATTGAAAACATGATAACggaacaaaatttttaagaaataaatgATCTCGTTAATAGTGTATCGTTGCGAGTAGAAGTATTAGACGCATGAACGATTTTAATACTTCAATAATATTCCTTGTCAACAGTGAGTCTCTTGATTTTCATAATTTCGAAAATGGTGTGCCACATTCAACGCGTTAGTAAGTAATTACAAGTTGAACAATATATAGTGACAATCATCAGGtgaaacaattataaataagaACATGAGTTCTGTTTGGAAAAGACTACAACGGGTAAACAAGAGAGCTGCGAAATTTCAATTCACTGTGTCATATCATGAAGTTACTTTAGAAACAACAACAAAATGGTAAGTGCAAAATATTTCGTTAATTTGATTAGATGAAACAAGTGTAATATTTGTTAATCTTGTCATATGACTTTAATGTCATCACTATTCTGCAACATTATGTAGGAAACCGAACAAGTTAAGCGTTGTCTGGACAAGACGTAGTAGAAGAGTTAGTTCGGAACCATTAGATTGGGAACCGAATTTGAGTGACCCGTTAAAAGGGGTCATTAGTTGGGCAGTTcctgacaatcacacagtttctGTAACTCTATTTAAAGATCCAAGAACCCATGAATTAGAGGATAAAGATTGGACATTTGTGATTGAAGATGTGAGAAAGGAtgattatatcaatttttaatatagaaaCTATTAAATAAGATGTTCATAGTAGTTTTATATATAAACAGGTTTCTCCTACTGGTAAAAGAAGGCATGTGGCtgcaacaaatattaatatgaaaaaatatgCAACTTTAGAATCTAGTCAGCAACAACTTAAATTAGATCTAAAACCTACTTCGAAGAAAATTGTTAGCGCTACATTAGAATGTACTTTATCATGTGTTTTCTTGCGAGAAGGCAAAGCAACGTAAGGCTATTTTATTTCTGatgttttaatttataaccAGTCAATAAAATCTAATACTTGCCACTTTCTTTTGTTAGGGATGAGGATATGCAAAGTATGGCTAGTTTAATGTCAGTTAACAATAACAGTGATATTGCACCTTTAGATGATTTTGATAATGAAGATATACCGGAAGATGTTGAAGAAGTCTGTGTAAAAAATCTCGATGAAATTTTAGATATATCTGCTCAACTTGATCTAATGACAAGTAGTCTTACTGAAAGTGAATTACCTAGTACTCCAATAAGTGGTAAGTTTCATAAAACATAGATTTAATTGTAGATACACTGATGCTTAatgtatgttattattataatgtgTATTCAACAGTGGCAAGTTTATCAAAGGATGATACTACGCCTGTAAATGATAGTGATCACTTCATACGTGATATTAGTCTAACAGGTATTGGTGATTCCTTCAAAGGAAAATCTCCTTTAAAAGATAATGTTGCAGTTGAAAACAAGTATGTTGAAACTAATCATATAAAACTTTTTGTTCGTTCAATCTTCaacaaatgttttattattattgcagTAGAAACATTGAACATAGTACCTTATCGAGATTACCTTTGCAACCATTAGAGCTTACAAAGAACGATggtaatattcctaaattaaaagaaattacaCCAGGACAGGATCTATTAGAGTGGTGTAAAGAGGTAACAAAAGACTATCCTGGTGTGAAAGTTACTAATCTTACAACATCTTGGAGAAATGGAATGGCATTTtgtgcaatcatacatcatttCAGACCAGATCTTATGTATGTACAGTAAATTagaatatatttcaaaattttatcacTTCATGTAGTAGTTTAACAAGCAGATATTTATACTTCTATCGTAAACAAAGATATATTAATCATAGCTTTGGATATATgccaaaaattttatttatttgcccTATTTATAAACGTCTGGCACATGATCTGTTTtttgttacatatttttaactttatcagaagtgataaaaattaaacaacatATATTTGTACACAAATTTTCAGAGATATAGATTCATTGTTGCCACATGATGTCAAGGGTAACTGTAAAAAAGCATTTGATGCTGGACAAGCTCTTGGTATACCCAGAGTAATAGAACCATCAGATATGGATATACTAACTGTACCTGATAAATTAGCTGTGATGACATATTTATATCAGTTGAGAGCACATTTCACTGGTCATGAATTAGAGGTACATTCTATTCTTTTATtgttctgtattattgtgacttttGCTAGAGTAAAAGCTGTTGTTTTACATGTTCAGGTACATCAGATAGGTAAAACTGCAGATGAATCTTCATATATGATTGGTAGATTTAATACAGACAATAATTCAGATGTGAGTGTGCAATTATTTGgtcaagaaataattaatttacgaaAGAAAGATCAACTggatcataaaaataataaagcagACACTAATAGACGGTATATCCATTATAATAATCATTGTTAGCcattcaatgaaattaaaaatagtagaaaaataattattttttttcagaTCAAATCCGTTTGATAGTAAGAAAGAGGATGTTAATATTGATTCTCTGAAGAATCAATTACATTTAAGTTTGAATATAGAAAATCAAGATCATGATCAATGCAACAAAGATAAATCTCCGTCAAGCGTTAAAGAAGTTAAGGATATCATACTAGCCAGTTCAAAAAGTATTCTAGAAAAGGTGTTGTCACCAACTAAAGAAAAAAGTT carries:
- the Ehbp1 gene encoding eps15 homology domain containing protein-binding protein 1 isoform X2; protein product: MSSVWKRLQRVNKRAAKFQFTVSYHEVTLETTTKWKPNKLSVVWTRRSRRVSSEPLDWEPNLSDPLKGVISWAVPDNHTVSVTLFKDPRTHELEDKDWTFVIEDVSPTGKRRHVAATNINMKKYATLESSQQQLKLDLKPTSKKIVSATLECTLSCVFLREGKATDEDMQSMASLMSVNNNSDIAPLDDFDNEDIPEDVEEVCVKNLDEILDISAQLDLMTSSLTESELPSTPISVASLSKDDTTPVNDSDHFIRDISLTGIGDSFKGKSPLKDNVAVENNRNIEHSTLSRLPLQPLELTKNDGNIPKLKEITPGQDLLEWCKEVTKDYPGVKVTNLTTSWRNGMAFCAIIHHFRPDLIDIDSLLPHDVKGNCKKAFDAGQALGIPRVIEPSDMDILTVPDKLAVMTYLYQLRAHFTGHELEVHQIGKTADESSYMIGRFNTDNNSDVSVQLFGQEIINLRKKDQLDHKNNKADTNRRSNPFDSKKEDVNIDSLKNQLHLSLNIENQDHDQCNKDKSPSSVKEVKDIILASSKSILEKVLSPTKEKSLSREKSKSPPRILQVPQRPILMTRRQLTDPFGSDEEEENIQIIDEKWPQSVTMNKTETPVRDESIIANERGSHIECQSISSPQAEQRSQHGQNDDERQQQLRERARRLIAEVKMGVNITSNQVNDDNSSDRRSMDDQNNSPRRSITPSTPGDKFNTKSEYNGNILGTSSVIDGEKKITSPLYSFSKIIERISPDKTSPDGTSYTLRGLGKDMTSYIQNELEALEREQTQIDIQAGKLEKQLRDAMESDNEDETERLMSLWFTLVNKKNALLRRQMQLNILEKEDDLERRFELLNRELRSILAVEDWRKTPEQKMRENLLLEELVSIVNKRDELVHHLDTQERAIEDDDEIERDLSRAGLAQRNKNCVIQ
- the Ehbp1 gene encoding eps15 homology domain containing protein-binding protein 1 isoform X1 codes for the protein MSSVWKRLQRVNKRAAKFQFTVSYHEVTLETTTKWKPNKLSVVWTRRSRRVSSEPLDWEPNLSDPLKGVISWAVPDNHTVSVTLFKDPRTHELEDKDWTFVIEDVSPTGKRRHVAATNINMKKYATLESSQQQLKLDLKPTSKKIVSATLECTLSCVFLREGKATDEDMQSMASLMSVNNNSDIAPLDDFDNEDIPEDVEEVCVKNLDEILDISAQLDLMTSSLTESELPSTPISVASLSKDDTTPVNDSDHFIRDISLTGIGDSFKGKSPLKDNVAVENNRNIEHSTLSRLPLQPLELTKNDGNIPKLKEITPGQDLLEWCKEVTKDYPGVKVTNLTTSWRNGMAFCAIIHHFRPDLIDIDSLLPHDVKGNCKKAFDAGQALGIPRVIEPSDMDILTVPDKLAVMTYLYQLRAHFTGHELEVHQIGKTADESSYMIGRFNTDNNSDVSVQLFGQEIINLRKKDQLDHKNNKADTNRRSNPFDSKKEDVNIDSLKNQLHLSLNIENQDHDQCNKDKSPSSVKEVKDIILASSKSILEKVLSPTKEKSLSREKSKSPPRILQVPQRPILMTRRQLTDPFGSDEEEENIQIIDEKWPQSVTMNKTETPVRDESIIANERGSHIECQSISSPQAEQRSQHPLVSRHDELRERAKQLLEQARNTKSAGYVSSAASPIEGQNDDERQQQLRERARRLIAEVKMGVNITSNQVNDDNSSDRRSMDDQNNSPRRSITPSTPGDKFNTKSEYNGNILGTSSVIDGEKKITSPLYSFSKIIERISPDKTSPDGTSYTLRGLGKDMTSYIQNELEALEREQTQIDIQAGKLEKQLRDAMESDNEDETERLMSLWFTLVNKKNALLRRQMQLNILEKEDDLERRFELLNRELRSILAVEDWRKTPEQKMRENLLLEELVSIVNKRDELVHHLDTQERAIEDDDEIERDLSRAGLAQRNKNCVIQ